The following proteins come from a genomic window of Diprion similis isolate iyDipSimi1 chromosome 8, iyDipSimi1.1, whole genome shotgun sequence:
- the LOC124409957 gene encoding mitogen-activated protein kinase-binding protein 1 isoform X9, whose amino-acid sequence MMEPPPTSKVLRTPSLKRGQENVRIQDRIKLERVLGVTVSSNAALDCDQTNGLVAYPAGCTVVLFNPRKNSQTHVLNACRKTVTSLALSGDGKLLATGECGHVPNVRVWDVADPHNAVQIAEFPGHKYGINCVAFSPGNKYVVSVGSQHDMIVNVWDWKNNVKVASNKVSSKVKAVSFAENGNYFVTVGNRHVKFWYLEYSRSAKYKEPVPLMGRSAILGEQRNNDFVDVACGRGEMADSTYAITKTGLLCEFNNRRLLDKWVELRTISANCMAVGAEYIFIGCAEGIVRCFSPVSLEFVTTLPRTHYLGVDVAQGLTISHMSQHPASAKYPDTIALAFDECHHKLTCVYNDHSIYVWDVRDIRRVGKSHSFLYHSACIWGVEMYPTGSDSVTAMPPGSFVTCSSDDTIRVWNLEKDLLPDDTMYRRNIYSNELLKVLYIDPELTYLKDLDLAAAGSAEKSDASYDGRNGVRSIRISPDGRHLASGDRSGNIRIHEVSTLEEICRVEAHDAEVLCLEYSRYSKFSKEDTPKLLASASRDRLIHVFSVDHGYNFVQTLDDHSSSITAVRFFNQTNQTNQIQMVSCGADKSIIFRQLQGTPGGTPQFARGHNAAGKTTLYDMEVDSSQKHVLTACQDRNIRVYNVATAKHSKTFKGSAGEDGSLIKVVLDASGIYVATSCTDKTLCVYDYYSGECMATMLGHSELVTGLRFSPDCRHLVSASGDGCVFVWKVPHDMVVTMQARLAQQAMRAGKRPQLVNGGGIALHLDNETFGAPPPEFLDPNANPTPQGTGIDYRFSVGQLPLWAKKQITTAATTEEPPALGGGVRTLGVDLPKGRWAQRVQQSDGITVKSVYDSDPVIPFPSPRVGGGVDSDGGGGGGGSKDSSIDSGTETKCSSDYRRDTMIIKRDDEENEFQPCPDSYRELTDDSKQVMGGNVTITRGSNLTELTRHSRSRHHTDDSSLGSFKFEDHESTEHDGDVEDYSEGENGTTGSEKSHHHHPLMYYPPTEDIVSNQFTVNAMDVEELRKSQRRLKKPRNGETVRTNELTASGSQDDSDSEGGASTPSAERNPLSMLSEVSSESFDQLANQSHREKYLKSAFESLSGAEEPTNTLKTTSISSKFHGRTNSTGESGASRVRNVAVINAAKHTRGDTDATKKREELQRRIEETRRKLQSVGYRSSLKSSQSISDLSSHIPAEKHHRQSRLNTVGTSGGRLSSKIIDSEEEGGGMRRACSLSDLSVSPPNRLLHGPIKVSGKLSTKNGSSSSRGNGSGGNGGQSRHTAGKGYANHMTRSSSVGVLNQQSDSESDVGISSGGRGWSNQNSGSRISGLMRPTISSQNKANHQMKSTSSSGNGLPSVLRRRGMQGAYSSVNLSQVGNHEDSSSEDTSSNGNSGKPALPPRPRSISIDHSSASIPTAMVRRSGSAATMTNGRGGANGPAGQGGGRLATANRNQLEPSPQELPVKDTDHAIDIASAELVMDNSLGKLTPPIENAVL is encoded by the exons ATGCACGGTGGTGTTGTTCAATCCGCGAAAAAACAGTCAGACACACGTGCTCAATGCGTGCCGAAAGACCGTTACGTCACTGGCTCTATCCGGGGATGGAAAACTTCTGGCTACCGGCGAATGCGGCCACGTGCCGAATGTCCGTGTTTGGGATGTCGCCGATCCTCACAATGCCGTTCAGATCGCAGAATTTCCCGGACACAAGTACGGCATCAATTGCGTG GCGTTTTCACCCGGGAACAAATACGTTGTCTCGGTCGGTTCCCAGCACGACATGATCGTCAACGTCTGGGATTGGAAGAATAACGTGAAAGTGGCCTCTAATAAAGTCTCGAGTAAAGTGAAGGCTGTATCCTTTGCTGAAAATGGCAACTACTTTGTCACCGTTGGAAACAGACACGTCAAGTTCTGGTACTTGGAATACTCGCGCAGTGCCAAG taCAAAGAGCCTGTACCCTTGATGGGTAGATCGGCTATTCTCGGTGAGCAAAGGAACAATGATTTTGTCGACGTTGCCTGTGGACGGGGCGAAATGGCTGACTCGACTTACGCCATTACAAAGACTGGACTCCTCTGTGAATTTAATAATCGAAGGCTTTTAGATAAATGGGTTGAGTTAAGG ACAATCAGTGCAAATTGCATGGCTGTTGGTGCCGAGTATATTTTCATTGGCTGCGCCGAGGGTATAGTGAGGTGTTTCAGTCCCGTCTCGTTGGAATTCGTTACGACTTTACCCAGAACCCATTACCTCGGTGTTGATGTTGCCCAAGGGTTGACGATCAg TCACATGTCTCAGCATCCAGCCAGCGCCAAATATCCGGACACGATTGCCCTGGCTTTCGACGAGTGCCACCATAAATTGACTTGCGTCTATAATGATCACAGTATTTACGTTTGGGATGTGAGAGACATAAGGAGGGTCGGAAAATCTCACTCGTTTCTTTATCATTCGGCGTGTATATGGGGCGTGGAAATGTATCCTACGGGATCCGATTCTGTCACTGCCATGCCGCCCGGGAGCTTTGTTACTTGTTCGAGTGACGACACTATTCGCGTATGGAACCTAGAAAAGGATTTACTACCCGATGACACTATGTACAGGAGGAATATCTACAGCAAC GAACTACTGAAGGTGTTGTACATCGATCCGGAATTGACGTATTTAAAGGATCTAGACTTGGCTGCAGCGGGATCTGCAGAAAAAAGTGACGCGTCTTACGACGGACGGAATGGGGTCAGATCAATTCGGATCAGTCCCGACGGTAGACACCTTGCATCTGGTGATAG GTCTGGTAATATTCGAATTCACGAGGTGTCTACTCTAGAAGAAATATGCCGTGTCGAAGCCCACGACGCGGAGGTGCTTTGTCTTGAGTATTCTAGGTACTCGAAGTTTTCTAAAGAAGATACTCCTAAGCTGTTAGCCAGTGCGTCTAGAGACCGACTGATTCACGTGTTCAGCGTGGATCACGGttacaattttgtacaaaCTCTTGACGATCACAGCTCGTCCATAACGGCCGTCCGATTCTTCAATCAAACGAATCAAACCAACCAGATACAGATGGTCTCATGCGGTGCAGACAAAAGCATAATCTTCAGACAGCTTCAAGGG ACGCCCGGCGGGACGCCACAGTTTGCTAGAGGCCATAATGCAGCTGGAAAAACAACGTTGTACGATATGGAAGTGGATTCAAGTCAGAAGCACGTTTTAACAGCTTGCCAGGACAGAAATATTCGAGTTTACAATGTAGCCACTGCCAAACATAGTAAAACATTCAAGGGATCCGCTGGAGAAGATGGATCTCTCATTAAAGTTGTCTTGG ATGCCTCAGGGATATATGTTGCTACTTCCTGCACGGATAAAACACTATGTGTGTACGACTACTATAGCGGAGAATGCATGGCAACGATGCTGGGCCATTCGGAGCTGGTTACAGGTCTGCGGTTCAGCCCCGATTGTCGACATTTAGTGTCGGCAAGCGGAGATGGCTGTGTTTTTGTGTGGAAAGTTCCCCACGACATGGTTGTCACCATGCAAGCCCGACTCGCTCAGCAGGCAATGCGAGCAGGAAA gagGCCACAACTAGTCAATGGAGGTGGCATTGCTCTTCATCTGGACAACGAAACGTTTGGTGCTCCGCCACCAGAATTTCTTGACCCAAATGCAAATCCTACTCCACAAGGAACTGGAATCGACTATCGATTCAGTGTTGGACAATTACCTCTATGGgctaaaaaacaaataaccacTGCTGCTACAACAGAAGAACCGCCTGCACTTGGCGGTGGGGTCAGGACGCTTGGCGTTGATCTGCCAAAAGGGCGATGGGCACAGAGAGTTCAACAAAGTGATGGCATCACTGTCAAGTCAGTTTACGATAGTGATCCAGTCATTCCATTCCCATCTCCCCGTGTTGGTGGCGGAGTAGACTCTGACGGTGGAGGAGGCGGAGGTGGCTCTAAAGACAGCTCCATTGATAGTGGTACCGAAACTAAATGTAGCAGCGATTATAGACGAGATACCATGATCATCAAAAGG gacgacgaagaaaatgaatttcagcCATGTCCAGATAGTTACAGAGAATTGACTGATGATTCAAAACAG GTGATGGGAGGTAACGTGACCATAACTAGAGGTAGCAATTTGACGGAGTTGACTCGACATTCAAGAAGCCGCCATCATACGGATGACAGCAGCCTTGGAAGTTTCAAGTTCGAG GACCATGAGAGTACCGAACATGATGGGGATGTCGAAGACTACTCAGAGGGAGAGAATGGTACGACTGGTTCTGAAAAGTCTCACCACCATCATCCACTCATGTATTACCCACCCACCGAAGATATTGTCTCGAATCAATTCACTGTTAACGCCATGGACGTTGAAGAACTCAGAAA ATCTCAGAGGCGGTTGAAAAAACCAAGAAATGGAGAGACTGTACGAACTAACGAGCTCACAGCATCTGGTAGTCAGGATGACTCAGACTCGGAAGGCGGAGCATCGACGCCAAGTGCAGAGCGCAATCCTCTATCTATGCTCTCAGAAGTGAGCTCCGAGAGTTTTGACCAATTGGCCAATCAAAGTCACCGTGAGAAATATCTAAAGAGTGCATTTGAATCCCTGAGCGGTGCTGAAGAACCAACAAACACGTTGAAGACGACTAGTAtaagttcaaaatttcatggaaG GACCAATTCCACTGGCGAAAGTGGGGCAAGCAGGGTAAGAAACGTGGCTGTGATAAATGCAGCAAAACATACGAGAGGTGATACAGATGCAACTAAGAAGCGAGAGGAACTACAGAGGAGAATAGAAGAAACTagaagaaaattacaaagt GTTGGATATCGGTCATCTTTGAAATCAAGTCAGAGTATTTCCGATCTCAGTAGTCACATTCCCGCAGAGAAGCATCACCGACAAAGCCGATTGAACACAG TTGGCACTAGTGGGGGGCGGCTGTcctcaaaaattattgacaGCGAGGAAGAGGGAGGTGGTATGCGACGTGCCTGCTCACTTAGCGACCTCTCCGTCAGTCCACCAAACCGGTTACTGCATGGTCCGATAAAAG TTTCAGGAAAGCTTAGCACCAAAAACGGAAGTAGCTCTTCTAGGGGGAACGGTAGCGGGGGCAATGGAGGTCAGTCAAGACATACCGCAGGGAAAGGCTATGCTAATCACATGACACGCAGCAGCAGCGTAGGTGTATTGAATCAG CAAAGTGACTCCGAGTCAGACGTGGGTATTTCTAGTGGTGGAAGAGGTTGGAGCAATCAAAACAGTGGAAGCAGAATAAGTGGCTTGATGAGGCCAACGATAAGCTCGCAAAATAAAGCAAACCATCAAATGAAATCCACTTCCTCGTCGGGAAATGGTCTTCCCTCGGTGCTACGGAGGCGTGGTATGCAGGGAGCTTATTCCAGTG TGAATCTAAGTCAAGTAGGAAATCATGAAGACTCAAGTTCAGAGGACACTTCTTCGAATGGGAATTCAGGAAAACCAGCTCTACCACCACGGCCTAGAAGTATCAGTATCGATCACTCCTCAGCTAG CATACCAACTGCGATGGTCAGAAGATCAGGATCGGCTGCAACGATGACCAATGGCAGGGGGGGAGCAAATGGGCCAGCTGGACAAGGGGGAGGCAGGTTGGCAACTGCAAACCGAAACCAACTTGAACCAAGTCCTCAAGAACTTCCAGTCAAAGACACTGATCATGCGATCGATATCGCCAGTGCCGAAC TAGTCATGGATAACAGTTTAGGTAAACTAACGCCGCCTATTGAGAATGCCGTGCTGTGA
- the LOC124409957 gene encoding mitogen-activated protein kinase-binding protein 1 isoform X5 — MMEPPPTSKVLRTPSLKRGQENVRIQDRIKLERVLGVTVSSNAALDCDQTNGLVAYPAGCTVVLFNPRKNSQTHVLNACRKTVTSLALSGDGKLLATGECGHVPNVRVWDVADPHNAVQIAEFPGHKYGINCVAFSPGNKYVVSVGSQHDMIVNVWDWKNNVKVASNKVSSKVKAVSFAENGNYFVTVGNRHVKFWYLEYSRSAKYKEPVPLMGRSAILGEQRNNDFVDVACGRGEMADSTYAITKTGLLCEFNNRRLLDKWVELRTISANCMAVGAEYIFIGCAEGIVRCFSPVSLEFVTTLPRTHYLGVDVAQGLTISHMSQHPASAKYPDTIALAFDECHHKLTCVYNDHSIYVWDVRDIRRVGKSHSFLYHSACIWGVEMYPTGSDSVTAMPPGSFVTCSSDDTIRVWNLEKDLLPDDTMYRRNIYSNELLKVLYIDPELTYLKDLDLAAAGSAEKSDASYDGRNGVRSIRISPDGRHLASGDRSGNIRIHEVSTLEEICRVEAHDAEVLCLEYSRYSKFSKEDTPKLLASASRDRLIHVFSVDHGYNFVQTLDDHSSSITAVRFFNQTNQTNQIQMVSCGADKSIIFRQLQGTPGGTPQFARGHNAAGKTTLYDMEVDSSQKHVLTACQDRNIRVYNVATAKHSKTFKGSAGEDGSLIKVVLDASGIYVATSCTDKTLCVYDYYSGECMATMLGHSELVTGLRFSPDCRHLVSASGDGCVFVWKVPHDMVVTMQARLAQQAMRAGKRPQLVNGGGIALHLDNETFGAPPPEFLDPNANPTPQGTGIDYRFSVGQLPLWAKKQITTAATTEEPPALGGGVRTLGVDLPKGRWAQRVQQSDGITVKSVYDSDPVIPFPSPRVGGGVDSDGGGGGGGSKDSSIDSGTETKCSSDYRRDTMIIKRDDEENEFQPCPDSYRELTDDSKQDHESTEHDGDVEDYSEGENGTTGSEKSHHHHPLMYYPPTEDIVSNQFTVNAMDVEELRKSQRRLKKPRNGETVRTNELTASGSQDDSDSEGGASTPSAERNPLSMLSEVSSESFDQLANQSHREKYLKSAFESLSGAEEPTNTLKTTSISSKFHGRTNSTGESGASRVRNVAVINAAKHTRGDTDATKKREELQRRIEETRRKLQSVGYRSSLKSSQSISDLSSHIPAEKHHRQSRLNTVGTSGGRLSSKIIDSEEEGGGMRRACSLSDLSVSPPNRLLHGPIKVSGKLSTKNGSSSSRGNGSGGNGGQSRHTAGKGYANHMTRSSSVGVLNQQSDSESDVGISSGGRGWSNQNSGSRISGLMRPTISSQNKANHQMKSTSSSGNGLPSVLRRRGMQGAYSSVNLSQVGNHEDSSSEDTSSNGNSGKPALPPRPRSISIDHSSASIPTAMVRRSGSAATMTNGRGGANGPAGQGGGRLATANRNQLEPSPQELPVKDTDHAIDIASAELVMDNSLVSTQLCNTIADELTRTADNVVQLYKRLTLDNSGDPSATALDRDTMLRGLESSVNEAMHTLRLVAASAANHNEDGGHANEATAKFQELVAGQDQGKVVNMMQQYSELLLNLMQQRMGGPQTNHT, encoded by the exons ATGCACGGTGGTGTTGTTCAATCCGCGAAAAAACAGTCAGACACACGTGCTCAATGCGTGCCGAAAGACCGTTACGTCACTGGCTCTATCCGGGGATGGAAAACTTCTGGCTACCGGCGAATGCGGCCACGTGCCGAATGTCCGTGTTTGGGATGTCGCCGATCCTCACAATGCCGTTCAGATCGCAGAATTTCCCGGACACAAGTACGGCATCAATTGCGTG GCGTTTTCACCCGGGAACAAATACGTTGTCTCGGTCGGTTCCCAGCACGACATGATCGTCAACGTCTGGGATTGGAAGAATAACGTGAAAGTGGCCTCTAATAAAGTCTCGAGTAAAGTGAAGGCTGTATCCTTTGCTGAAAATGGCAACTACTTTGTCACCGTTGGAAACAGACACGTCAAGTTCTGGTACTTGGAATACTCGCGCAGTGCCAAG taCAAAGAGCCTGTACCCTTGATGGGTAGATCGGCTATTCTCGGTGAGCAAAGGAACAATGATTTTGTCGACGTTGCCTGTGGACGGGGCGAAATGGCTGACTCGACTTACGCCATTACAAAGACTGGACTCCTCTGTGAATTTAATAATCGAAGGCTTTTAGATAAATGGGTTGAGTTAAGG ACAATCAGTGCAAATTGCATGGCTGTTGGTGCCGAGTATATTTTCATTGGCTGCGCCGAGGGTATAGTGAGGTGTTTCAGTCCCGTCTCGTTGGAATTCGTTACGACTTTACCCAGAACCCATTACCTCGGTGTTGATGTTGCCCAAGGGTTGACGATCAg TCACATGTCTCAGCATCCAGCCAGCGCCAAATATCCGGACACGATTGCCCTGGCTTTCGACGAGTGCCACCATAAATTGACTTGCGTCTATAATGATCACAGTATTTACGTTTGGGATGTGAGAGACATAAGGAGGGTCGGAAAATCTCACTCGTTTCTTTATCATTCGGCGTGTATATGGGGCGTGGAAATGTATCCTACGGGATCCGATTCTGTCACTGCCATGCCGCCCGGGAGCTTTGTTACTTGTTCGAGTGACGACACTATTCGCGTATGGAACCTAGAAAAGGATTTACTACCCGATGACACTATGTACAGGAGGAATATCTACAGCAAC GAACTACTGAAGGTGTTGTACATCGATCCGGAATTGACGTATTTAAAGGATCTAGACTTGGCTGCAGCGGGATCTGCAGAAAAAAGTGACGCGTCTTACGACGGACGGAATGGGGTCAGATCAATTCGGATCAGTCCCGACGGTAGACACCTTGCATCTGGTGATAG GTCTGGTAATATTCGAATTCACGAGGTGTCTACTCTAGAAGAAATATGCCGTGTCGAAGCCCACGACGCGGAGGTGCTTTGTCTTGAGTATTCTAGGTACTCGAAGTTTTCTAAAGAAGATACTCCTAAGCTGTTAGCCAGTGCGTCTAGAGACCGACTGATTCACGTGTTCAGCGTGGATCACGGttacaattttgtacaaaCTCTTGACGATCACAGCTCGTCCATAACGGCCGTCCGATTCTTCAATCAAACGAATCAAACCAACCAGATACAGATGGTCTCATGCGGTGCAGACAAAAGCATAATCTTCAGACAGCTTCAAGGG ACGCCCGGCGGGACGCCACAGTTTGCTAGAGGCCATAATGCAGCTGGAAAAACAACGTTGTACGATATGGAAGTGGATTCAAGTCAGAAGCACGTTTTAACAGCTTGCCAGGACAGAAATATTCGAGTTTACAATGTAGCCACTGCCAAACATAGTAAAACATTCAAGGGATCCGCTGGAGAAGATGGATCTCTCATTAAAGTTGTCTTGG ATGCCTCAGGGATATATGTTGCTACTTCCTGCACGGATAAAACACTATGTGTGTACGACTACTATAGCGGAGAATGCATGGCAACGATGCTGGGCCATTCGGAGCTGGTTACAGGTCTGCGGTTCAGCCCCGATTGTCGACATTTAGTGTCGGCAAGCGGAGATGGCTGTGTTTTTGTGTGGAAAGTTCCCCACGACATGGTTGTCACCATGCAAGCCCGACTCGCTCAGCAGGCAATGCGAGCAGGAAA gagGCCACAACTAGTCAATGGAGGTGGCATTGCTCTTCATCTGGACAACGAAACGTTTGGTGCTCCGCCACCAGAATTTCTTGACCCAAATGCAAATCCTACTCCACAAGGAACTGGAATCGACTATCGATTCAGTGTTGGACAATTACCTCTATGGgctaaaaaacaaataaccacTGCTGCTACAACAGAAGAACCGCCTGCACTTGGCGGTGGGGTCAGGACGCTTGGCGTTGATCTGCCAAAAGGGCGATGGGCACAGAGAGTTCAACAAAGTGATGGCATCACTGTCAAGTCAGTTTACGATAGTGATCCAGTCATTCCATTCCCATCTCCCCGTGTTGGTGGCGGAGTAGACTCTGACGGTGGAGGAGGCGGAGGTGGCTCTAAAGACAGCTCCATTGATAGTGGTACCGAAACTAAATGTAGCAGCGATTATAGACGAGATACCATGATCATCAAAAGG gacgacgaagaaaatgaatttcagcCATGTCCAGATAGTTACAGAGAATTGACTGATGATTCAAAACAG GACCATGAGAGTACCGAACATGATGGGGATGTCGAAGACTACTCAGAGGGAGAGAATGGTACGACTGGTTCTGAAAAGTCTCACCACCATCATCCACTCATGTATTACCCACCCACCGAAGATATTGTCTCGAATCAATTCACTGTTAACGCCATGGACGTTGAAGAACTCAGAAA ATCTCAGAGGCGGTTGAAAAAACCAAGAAATGGAGAGACTGTACGAACTAACGAGCTCACAGCATCTGGTAGTCAGGATGACTCAGACTCGGAAGGCGGAGCATCGACGCCAAGTGCAGAGCGCAATCCTCTATCTATGCTCTCAGAAGTGAGCTCCGAGAGTTTTGACCAATTGGCCAATCAAAGTCACCGTGAGAAATATCTAAAGAGTGCATTTGAATCCCTGAGCGGTGCTGAAGAACCAACAAACACGTTGAAGACGACTAGTAtaagttcaaaatttcatggaaG GACCAATTCCACTGGCGAAAGTGGGGCAAGCAGGGTAAGAAACGTGGCTGTGATAAATGCAGCAAAACATACGAGAGGTGATACAGATGCAACTAAGAAGCGAGAGGAACTACAGAGGAGAATAGAAGAAACTagaagaaaattacaaagt GTTGGATATCGGTCATCTTTGAAATCAAGTCAGAGTATTTCCGATCTCAGTAGTCACATTCCCGCAGAGAAGCATCACCGACAAAGCCGATTGAACACAG TTGGCACTAGTGGGGGGCGGCTGTcctcaaaaattattgacaGCGAGGAAGAGGGAGGTGGTATGCGACGTGCCTGCTCACTTAGCGACCTCTCCGTCAGTCCACCAAACCGGTTACTGCATGGTCCGATAAAAG TTTCAGGAAAGCTTAGCACCAAAAACGGAAGTAGCTCTTCTAGGGGGAACGGTAGCGGGGGCAATGGAGGTCAGTCAAGACATACCGCAGGGAAAGGCTATGCTAATCACATGACACGCAGCAGCAGCGTAGGTGTATTGAATCAG CAAAGTGACTCCGAGTCAGACGTGGGTATTTCTAGTGGTGGAAGAGGTTGGAGCAATCAAAACAGTGGAAGCAGAATAAGTGGCTTGATGAGGCCAACGATAAGCTCGCAAAATAAAGCAAACCATCAAATGAAATCCACTTCCTCGTCGGGAAATGGTCTTCCCTCGGTGCTACGGAGGCGTGGTATGCAGGGAGCTTATTCCAGTG TGAATCTAAGTCAAGTAGGAAATCATGAAGACTCAAGTTCAGAGGACACTTCTTCGAATGGGAATTCAGGAAAACCAGCTCTACCACCACGGCCTAGAAGTATCAGTATCGATCACTCCTCAGCTAG CATACCAACTGCGATGGTCAGAAGATCAGGATCGGCTGCAACGATGACCAATGGCAGGGGGGGAGCAAATGGGCCAGCTGGACAAGGGGGAGGCAGGTTGGCAACTGCAAACCGAAACCAACTTGAACCAAGTCCTCAAGAACTTCCAGTCAAAGACACTGATCATGCGATCGATATCGCCAGTGCCGAAC TAGTCATGGATAACAGTTTAG TGTCGACTCAGTTGTGCAATACGATAGCAGATGAGTTGACAAGAACAGCCGACAATGTGGTACAGCTCTACAAACGCCTGACTCTCGATAACTCGGGCGACCCATCAGCTACGGCTCTCGATAGAGATACGATGTTGCGTGGTTTGGAATCGTCAGTTAACGAGGCCATGCACACTTTGAGGCTAGTGGCAGCTAGTGCTGCGAACCACAATGAAGATGGAGGACATGCGAATGAAGCTACAGCCAAGTTCCAAGAACTTGTCGCTGGACAGGATCAAGGCAAAGTTGTGAACATGATGCAACAGTACTCTGAGTTGCTTTTAAACCTGATGCAACAGAGAATGGGTGGACCCCAGACAAACCACACGTAA